The DNA window AGGTTGGAGCTCTGGGACTAGGCGCCCTGAGCCTGCCCGAGTTGCTCCGCGCCAGGGCCCAGGCGGCAGCCGCCGGCCAGAGCGTAAAAAACACTTCGGTGATCTGGCTGTGGTTGTCAGGCGGTCCCACGCATGTCGAAACCTTTGACCCCAAAATGACGGCCCCGTCAGAGTATCGCAGCACCACCGGTGAAGTCGCCACGCCGATCCCGGGCGTCACCCTGGGCGGCACCTTCCCGGAAATGGCGAAGGTCGCCGACAAAATGGCGTTTGTGCGATCGTTCGCCCACACCAACAGCGGCCACGGCGGCGGCACGCATTATGTCATGACCGGGTACGATGATCGCAGTATCGACAACGGCGGCCTGCCCAGTCGGCCTTCGATCGGTTCGATCTTGTCCCGCAGCCGGGGCGCCAACAATCCCGAGACCGGCATGCCGACCTATGTCCGCATGAACGGCATCGGCGCTGACGGCCCGGCCTTCCTGGGCGCCGCGTTCAGCCCCTTTGATCCGGGCGGCCAGGCTCGCCGCAACATGTCGCTGGTCGTCGATCGCACGCGCCTGGACGATCGCCGCAGTCTGCTGGCCGGGATCGATTCGGCCAACCGCGAAGCCGATCGCAGCCGTTTGATGGAAGGGCTCGACGACTTCGAAAAGCAGGCGTTCAACCTGGTGCTCAGCCGCTCGCAGCAGGCGTTCGATCTGAAATACGAAGACCCTCGCACCGTGGATCGTTATGGACCCGGCCTGGGACAGCAGTTGCTGACCGCCCGTCGTCTTTGCGAAGCGGGCTGCGGTTTTGTGACGGTCAACTATGGCGGCTGGGACATGCATGGTCAGATCGCCAACGCCATGAATACCCGGGCCCCGCAGTTGGATCACGCGGTCGCCGCCCTGGTGGAAGATATGTCGCAAAGCGGCCTGGATGAGAACGTGCTGCTGGTGATCAGCGGCGAGTTTGGTCGTACGCCCAAAGTCAACGGCAACATGGGCCGCGATCACTGGGCTCCGCTCAGTACGCTGGCGCTGGCCGGCGGCGGATTGAAGATGGGTCAGGTCGTCGGCGAGTCGGCCGCCAAGCTCGATGTGCCCAAGAGCACGCCGATCGGTCCGCAAGACCTGATGGCGACTGTGTTCGATGTGCTGGGACTGGATCGCCGGGCCCAGTTTATCAACCAGGCCGGACGTCCCGTTTATATGGTGGAAGACGGTCGTCCGATCGAAGAGCTCGTCTAAGACGAACGGGCGGTTCTCGCTTGCTTTGCGAGACGTCCTGTTTTCACCAGACGCCCGTCACGCGCCGGTTTCCTTCGACGCGGGACGGCTGATGCTTTCCTTGCGGCCGCCCTGGCCGCCGGGTCGGCGTTGTGCGGGAAGCGTTTTCCCGCAGGCAAACGTCTGGCGAGTTCTCGCTGCGATCGACCACTCCTACCTCAGCTGTCCGCCATGGAGGCCCTCCGATGAAACGAGTCTCTCAGTTTCTTTTCCTCGCAGGATTACTGGCTGCCGGC is part of the Lignipirellula cremea genome and encodes:
- a CDS encoding DUF1501 domain-containing protein translates to MLSFPMNRRSRDCDGSTRRDFLKVGALGLGALSLPELLRARAQAAAAGQSVKNTSVIWLWLSGGPTHVETFDPKMTAPSEYRSTTGEVATPIPGVTLGGTFPEMAKVADKMAFVRSFAHTNSGHGGGTHYVMTGYDDRSIDNGGLPSRPSIGSILSRSRGANNPETGMPTYVRMNGIGADGPAFLGAAFSPFDPGGQARRNMSLVVDRTRLDDRRSLLAGIDSANREADRSRLMEGLDDFEKQAFNLVLSRSQQAFDLKYEDPRTVDRYGPGLGQQLLTARRLCEAGCGFVTVNYGGWDMHGQIANAMNTRAPQLDHAVAALVEDMSQSGLDENVLLVISGEFGRTPKVNGNMGRDHWAPLSTLALAGGGLKMGQVVGESAAKLDVPKSTPIGPQDLMATVFDVLGLDRRAQFINQAGRPVYMVEDGRPIEELV